A part of Aquibium oceanicum genomic DNA contains:
- a CDS encoding NAD(P)H-quinone oxidoreductase, whose product MAQAIPETMTAIAISEPGGPMVLKQERRPVPAPSGGDILIRVRAAGVNRPDVAQRQGAYPPPPGASDLPGLEVAGEIAAVGPEARRWKVGDRVCALTPGGGYAEYCLTHESNALPIPHGFTLTEAAALPETYFTVWHNVFQRGGLKSGERFLVHGGSSGIGTTAIQLAKAFGAQVFATAGSADKCEACRTLGADRAINYREEDFVAVVKEATDGKGVDLILDMVGGDYIDRNYDVAAVEGRIVQIAFLGGPKATANFAKLMMKRLVHTGSTLRPRTTEFKGQVAAELERQVWPLLGERRLAPVMDMIFPLRDAWRAHERMEEGNHIGKIVLDVA is encoded by the coding sequence ATGGCCCAGGCGATTCCGGAGACGATGACCGCGATAGCGATTTCCGAACCCGGAGGACCCATGGTCCTGAAGCAGGAGCGGCGCCCGGTACCTGCCCCCTCTGGTGGCGACATCCTGATCCGCGTGCGCGCGGCTGGCGTCAACCGCCCCGACGTGGCCCAACGCCAGGGCGCCTATCCGCCTCCGCCCGGTGCCTCAGACCTTCCAGGCCTGGAGGTCGCCGGCGAAATCGCGGCGGTCGGGCCGGAAGCCAGGCGCTGGAAGGTCGGCGACCGGGTCTGTGCTCTGACGCCCGGAGGCGGTTACGCCGAATACTGTCTCACGCACGAAAGCAATGCGCTTCCCATCCCGCACGGTTTCACGCTCACCGAGGCCGCGGCCCTGCCGGAAACCTACTTCACCGTCTGGCACAACGTGTTCCAGCGTGGCGGCCTGAAGTCAGGTGAGAGATTCCTGGTCCATGGCGGCTCGTCGGGGATCGGGACCACCGCGATCCAGCTTGCCAAGGCGTTCGGCGCGCAGGTCTTCGCGACTGCGGGGTCCGCCGACAAATGCGAGGCCTGCCGGACGCTCGGCGCCGACCGTGCGATCAACTACCGCGAGGAGGATTTCGTGGCCGTCGTGAAGGAGGCGACGGACGGCAAGGGCGTCGATCTCATTCTCGACATGGTGGGCGGGGACTACATCGACCGGAACTACGACGTGGCGGCGGTGGAAGGTCGCATCGTGCAGATCGCCTTCCTCGGAGGCCCGAAGGCGACCGCCAACTTCGCCAAGCTGATGATGAAGCGCCTCGTCCACACCGGTTCGACATTGCGGCCGCGAACAACCGAATTCAAAGGCCAGGTTGCGGCCGAGCTGGAACGCCAGGTCTGGCCGCTGCTCGGCGAAAGGCGGCTGGCGCCGGTCATGGACATGATCTTTCCGCTGCGCGACGCCTGGCGGGCGCACGAGCGGATGGAGGAAGGCAACCACATCGGAAAGATCGTGCTGGACGTGGCTTGA
- the ykgO gene encoding type B 50S ribosomal protein L36 codes for MKIKNSLKALKSRHRDNRMVRRKGRIYIINKSAPRYKARQG; via the coding sequence ATGAAGATCAAGAATTCGCTCAAGGCGCTCAAAAGCCGCCACCGGGACAACCGCATGGTTCGCCGCAAGGGCCGAATCTACATCATCAACAAGAGCGCCCCCCGCTACAAAGCCCGCCAAGGCTGA
- a CDS encoding ArsR/SmtB family transcription factor, which translates to MVTADAFAAISDSNRRYLLEELRRGPKTVNELASGLPVSRPAVSQHLKVLLDAGLVRSSPEGTRRIYSINPDGFTRLNIWVDQFWSE; encoded by the coding sequence ATGGTCACGGCCGACGCATTCGCCGCCATATCCGATTCCAATCGCCGGTACCTGCTCGAGGAGCTGCGCCGCGGCCCCAAGACCGTGAACGAACTCGCCTCCGGCCTCCCGGTCTCTCGGCCGGCCGTGTCGCAGCATCTGAAGGTGTTGCTCGACGCTGGTCTCGTCCGCTCCAGCCCGGAGGGAACGAGGCGCATCTATTCCATCAACCCGGACGGCTTCACGCGGCTCAACATCTGGGTCGACCAGTTCTGGTCGGAATGA
- a CDS encoding DUF1192 domain-containing protein, which translates to MSFFDDEPVKKPKPHEIGQDLSLLSVAELEERIGLLRTEIARLEAELKTKGSTKSAAEALFSRN; encoded by the coding sequence ATGAGCTTTTTCGATGATGAACCTGTCAAGAAACCGAAACCGCACGAGATCGGACAGGATCTCTCGCTGCTGTCGGTCGCCGAACTGGAGGAGCGGATCGGGCTGCTGAGGACCGAGATAGCGAGGCTGGAGGCGGAGCTGAAAACGAAGGGCAGCACCAAATCGGCCGCCGAAGCCCTGTTCAGCCGAAATTAG
- a CDS encoding helix-turn-helix transcriptional regulator has protein sequence MRRADRLFQIVQHLRGGRLVTARILGEWLEVSERTIYRDIADLQSTGVPIDGEAGVGYIMRSGYDLPPLMFTRDEIVALVAGARMVRAFGGAAMARSAEEALVKIGAVLPDSERDRISRTEIHAPLYVVSQSDRESIDAIERAIEARAVLTLDYRDEAGRGTMRDVRPLGLWFWGKVWTLVGWCEMREGFRAFRIDRIAELKPAGRSFKPERGKQLADFYRSMESREPPGADHWPAREAL, from the coding sequence ATGAGACGCGCCGACCGCCTGTTCCAGATCGTACAGCATCTACGCGGCGGCCGTCTCGTGACGGCCCGTATCCTCGGCGAATGGCTCGAGGTCTCGGAAAGGACGATCTATCGTGACATCGCCGACCTCCAGTCGACCGGCGTGCCCATCGATGGTGAGGCCGGCGTCGGCTACATCATGCGGTCCGGCTACGACCTGCCGCCGCTGATGTTCACCCGCGACGAGATCGTGGCGCTGGTGGCAGGCGCCCGCATGGTCAGGGCCTTCGGCGGCGCGGCCATGGCGCGCTCGGCCGAGGAGGCACTGGTCAAGATCGGCGCGGTTCTGCCGGACTCCGAGCGCGACCGAATCTCGCGCACCGAAATCCACGCGCCGCTCTACGTGGTGAGCCAGTCCGACCGGGAATCGATTGACGCCATCGAGCGCGCTATCGAGGCCCGCGCCGTGTTGACGCTCGACTATCGCGACGAAGCGGGACGCGGCACCATGCGCGACGTGCGCCCGCTCGGTCTATGGTTCTGGGGCAAGGTGTGGACGCTGGTCGGCTGGTGCGAGATGCGCGAGGGTTTTCGCGCTTTCCGCATCGACCGGATCGCGGAGCTGAAGCCGGCGGGCCGCAGCTTCAAGCCGGAGCGCGGCAAGCAGCTCGCCGATTTCTACCGCTCCATGGAAAGCCGCGAACCGCCAGGCGCGGACCACTGGCCCGCGCGGGAAGCGCTGTAG
- a CDS encoding SDR family NAD(P)-dependent oxidoreductase, with translation MPLDGKVAIVTGAAGGIGYAIAERFLREKAKVVIADVDTEKGAAAEKDLARLGEVQYMKADVGRRLDVHNLVAAAIDAYGDIDILVNNAGIVHGADFLDLGEEDFDRVLNVNLKGTFLAGQAVARHMVEKVSNGGTPGSIVNMSSINAVFAIANQIPYSVSKGGVNQLTKAMALSLAPYGIRVNAIGPGSIMTDMLSSVNSDPAARNRILSRTPLGRIGEPAEIAAIAVFLASDEASYITGQTVYADGGRLPLNYTVPVPEE, from the coding sequence ATGCCACTCGACGGGAAAGTCGCCATCGTCACCGGAGCCGCGGGCGGCATCGGCTATGCCATTGCCGAGCGCTTCCTGCGCGAGAAGGCAAAGGTGGTGATCGCCGACGTCGACACCGAGAAGGGAGCCGCGGCGGAGAAGGATCTCGCCCGGCTCGGCGAGGTGCAGTACATGAAGGCCGATGTCGGGCGGCGCCTCGACGTGCACAACCTCGTGGCCGCGGCGATCGACGCCTATGGCGACATCGACATCCTCGTCAACAATGCCGGCATTGTTCACGGGGCAGACTTCCTCGACCTGGGCGAAGAGGATTTCGACCGCGTGCTGAACGTGAACCTGAAGGGCACTTTCCTCGCCGGCCAGGCGGTGGCGCGCCACATGGTCGAGAAGGTCAGCAATGGCGGCACTCCCGGTTCGATCGTCAACATGTCGTCGATCAACGCCGTCTTCGCGATCGCCAACCAGATCCCCTATTCGGTGTCGAAGGGCGGCGTGAACCAGCTGACCAAGGCCATGGCTTTGTCGCTGGCGCCCTACGGCATCCGCGTCAATGCGATCGGGCCGGGCTCGATCATGACCGACATGCTGTCGAGCGTGAATTCCGATCCGGCCGCGCGCAACCGGATCCTCTCCCGCACGCCGCTCGGGCGCATAGGCGAACCCGCCGAGATCGCCGCGATTGCGGTGTTCCTGGCCTCCGACGAGGCGAGCTACATCACCGGCCAGACCGTCTATGCCGACGGTGGACGGCTGCCACTGAACTATACAGTTCCTGTCCCCGAGGAATGA
- a CDS encoding YdcH family protein encodes MSLASHLEELQRKHGDLDRAINEAIAHPSADDLEIARLKRRKLALKDAIERLKSHPTRH; translated from the coding sequence ATGTCTCTAGCATCCCATCTTGAGGAACTTCAACGCAAGCATGGCGACCTGGACCGAGCGATCAACGAGGCGATCGCGCATCCGTCCGCCGACGATCTCGAAATAGCCCGGTTGAAACGCCGCAAGCTGGCGCTCAAGGATGCGATCGAAAGGCTCAAATCCCATCCCACGAGGCACTGA
- the purE gene encoding 5-(carboxyamino)imidazole ribonucleotide mutase, with translation MTDRRAEVAIIMGSQSDWATMRHAADTLASLDVPHESLIVSAHRTPERLYDFARGARDAGYKVIIAGAGGAAHLPGMTAALTPLPVFGVPVESKALSGRDSLLSIVQMPAGVPVGTLAIGRAGAVNAALLAAAVLALSDDALAGRLDGYRAEQTAKVAARPADET, from the coding sequence GTGACGGACCGCCGCGCCGAAGTCGCCATCATCATGGGCAGCCAGTCGGACTGGGCGACGATGCGCCACGCCGCCGACACGCTCGCGTCGCTGGACGTGCCGCACGAGAGCCTGATCGTCTCGGCCCACCGCACGCCCGAGCGGCTTTACGATTTCGCTCGCGGGGCGCGCGATGCCGGATACAAGGTGATCATCGCCGGAGCCGGCGGCGCCGCGCACCTGCCCGGCATGACGGCGGCGCTGACGCCCCTTCCCGTCTTCGGCGTCCCCGTTGAATCCAAAGCGCTTTCAGGACGGGACTCGCTGTTGTCGATCGTCCAGATGCCGGCAGGCGTCCCGGTCGGGACACTAGCGATCGGGCGCGCGGGAGCGGTGAACGCGGCGCTATTGGCGGCGGCCGTTCTTGCGCTATCCGACGACGCGCTCGCCGGGAGGCTCGACGGCTACCGCGCCGAACAGACCGCCAAGGTGGCGGCGCGACCGGCGGACGAGACATGA
- a CDS encoding 5-(carboxyamino)imidazole ribonucleotide synthase yields the protein MIRPLAPGATIGIIGGGQLGRMLSMAAARLGYRTVILEPQPDCPAAQVSSSQIVAGYDDRAALTGLAAQCDVVTYEFENVPVGGAKLLTDHVAVFPPPLALETAQDRLAEKTFLNRQGISTARFASVDSEEDLAAGLKEFGGEGVLKTRRFGYDGKGQRVFRKGGKGERDGAFAAMGGVPLILESLVPFGFEFSIIAARGQDGSKKAYDAVRNEHREGILRRSTVPAAMLTHMEEAAREAAFTLMDALGYVGVIGVEFFALDDGTALANEFAPRVHNSGHWTEAACAVSQFEQHIRAVAGLPLGDTKRHSDCMMENLIGDEIERIPDLLWEDGVVLELYGKTETRPGRKMGHFTRLTS from the coding sequence ATGATCCGTCCGCTCGCCCCCGGCGCCACCATCGGCATCATCGGCGGCGGCCAGCTCGGCCGCATGCTGTCGATGGCCGCGGCGCGGCTGGGATACCGGACCGTGATCCTGGAGCCACAGCCGGATTGCCCGGCAGCGCAAGTCTCCAGCAGCCAGATCGTGGCGGGCTACGACGACCGGGCCGCACTCACCGGCCTCGCCGCCCAGTGCGACGTCGTCACCTACGAGTTCGAGAACGTTCCGGTCGGCGGCGCCAAGCTTCTCACCGACCACGTCGCGGTGTTCCCGCCGCCCCTGGCGCTGGAGACTGCCCAGGACAGGCTGGCCGAAAAGACCTTCCTCAACCGGCAAGGGATATCCACAGCCCGCTTCGCCTCTGTGGATAGTGAGGAAGATCTGGCAGCGGGACTGAAGGAGTTCGGCGGTGAAGGCGTGCTCAAGACCCGCCGCTTCGGCTATGACGGCAAGGGCCAGCGCGTCTTCCGCAAGGGCGGCAAGGGCGAGCGCGACGGCGCGTTCGCGGCGATGGGGGGAGTGCCGCTGATCCTGGAATCGCTGGTCCCCTTCGGCTTCGAGTTCTCCATCATCGCCGCGCGCGGGCAGGACGGGTCGAAGAAGGCCTACGATGCCGTGCGCAACGAGCACCGCGAAGGCATCCTCCGCCGCTCCACCGTTCCGGCGGCGATGCTCACCCATATGGAGGAAGCCGCGCGCGAGGCGGCCTTCACGCTCATGGATGCGCTCGGCTATGTCGGCGTGATCGGGGTGGAATTCTTCGCGCTCGACGACGGCACCGCGCTCGCCAACGAGTTCGCACCGCGCGTCCACAATTCCGGCCACTGGACGGAAGCCGCTTGCGCGGTGTCGCAGTTCGAGCAGCACATCCGCGCCGTCGCCGGCCTGCCGCTGGGCGATACGAAGCGGCATTCGGACTGCATGATGGAAAACCTGATCGGCGACGAGATCGAGCGCATCCCCGATCTGTTGTGGGAAGACGGGGTGGTTCTCGAACTCTACGGTAAGACGGAAACGCGGCCCGGCCGCAAGATGGGCCATTTCACGCGGCTGACCTCCTGA
- a CDS encoding MFS transporter: MFASYTPIFSLLRGTAFLLAASGLHSLLLPLRGQAEGFPTASLGLLGTAWAGGFVAGCLLAPRLVRRVGHIRAFGAFAASAAIIALMTGLIVEQYTWIFLRIFTGFCMAGSFMVIESWLNESATNENRGTVFGIYMMVTYAAIMAGQMIVAAGDVTTASLFMVTGIFFCLALIPTAVSTDASPRPLMSVSLDLKALYRNSPVSFAGCLLVGVANGAWGTLGAVYGARIGISTFDIALMMSLAVIAGAFAQLPAGRVSDRTDRRYVLAAAAFGAAAVGLFIFVASARGGTAVIIMTGLYGSLAYILYSISVAHANDHASPEDFVKVSGGLLLLYGFGTMIGPVIGAFLMERMRPESLFLTTALAHLLLAGYTLLRISRRAPIPLEERETFTTHPSERALTPEALRLDPRSEPQPEPELETGDDAAPAAGSEAEAEEVTKAHA, from the coding sequence ATGTTCGCAAGCTACACGCCCATCTTCTCGCTCCTGCGCGGAACCGCCTTCCTTCTCGCGGCGTCGGGTCTGCACAGCCTCCTCCTGCCGCTGCGCGGACAGGCCGAGGGTTTCCCGACCGCCTCGCTCGGCCTTCTCGGAACGGCCTGGGCGGGCGGCTTCGTAGCGGGTTGCCTGCTGGCGCCGCGGCTCGTACGCCGCGTCGGCCACATAAGGGCGTTCGGGGCCTTCGCGGCTTCTGCGGCGATCATCGCGCTGATGACGGGGCTGATCGTCGAGCAGTACACCTGGATTTTCCTGCGCATCTTCACCGGCTTCTGCATGGCGGGCTCCTTCATGGTCATCGAGAGCTGGCTGAACGAGAGCGCCACCAACGAGAACCGCGGCACGGTCTTCGGCATCTACATGATGGTCACCTACGCCGCGATCATGGCCGGCCAGATGATCGTGGCGGCGGGAGACGTCACCACCGCCTCGCTGTTCATGGTCACCGGCATCTTCTTCTGCCTCGCGCTCATTCCGACGGCGGTATCCACCGACGCCAGTCCGCGACCGCTCATGAGCGTCTCGCTCGATCTCAAGGCGCTCTACCGCAACTCGCCCGTCTCGTTCGCAGGATGCCTGCTCGTGGGCGTGGCAAACGGCGCCTGGGGAACGCTGGGCGCGGTCTACGGTGCGCGCATCGGCATCTCTACCTTCGATATCGCGCTGATGATGAGCCTCGCGGTCATCGCCGGCGCGTTTGCACAGCTGCCCGCAGGCCGCGTCTCGGACAGAACCGACCGGCGCTACGTTCTCGCGGCGGCGGCTTTCGGCGCGGCCGCGGTGGGACTGTTCATCTTTGTGGCGTCCGCCCGTGGCGGCACTGCCGTCATCATCATGACCGGCCTCTACGGATCGCTGGCCTACATCCTATATTCGATCTCGGTGGCGCATGCGAACGACCACGCGAGCCCGGAGGATTTTGTCAAGGTCTCGGGCGGGCTGCTCCTCCTCTACGGCTTCGGCACCATGATCGGCCCGGTTATTGGAGCCTTCCTGATGGAGCGGATGCGGCCCGAAAGCCTGTTCCTGACCACCGCGCTGGCGCATCTGCTGCTTGCCGGCTACACGCTGCTTCGCATCAGCCGCCGCGCGCCGATCCCGCTCGAGGAGAGGGAGACCTTCACGACCCATCCGTCCGAGCGCGCGCTGACGCCGGAGGCCCTGCGGCTCGATCCGCGCAGCGAACCTCAGCCGGAACCGGAGCTCGAGACCGGGGACGACGCCGCGCCGGCGGCGGGTTCCGAAGCGGAAGCGGAAGAGGTGACCAAGGCACACGCTTGA
- a CDS encoding VOC family protein, which translates to MTSFVPENAVVWFEIPVTDMARAKTFYGAVLQNELTDQNEGPNPMSVFKAAGQTSVSGHIYPGKPAADGAGNTIHLAVAAPLEEAMERVTANGGKVLSRVISIPAGRFAYCLDPDGNSIGLFTT; encoded by the coding sequence ATGACCAGCTTCGTGCCGGAAAATGCAGTCGTATGGTTCGAGATCCCGGTGACCGACATGGCGCGCGCCAAGACGTTCTACGGCGCCGTGCTGCAGAACGAACTGACCGACCAGAACGAGGGCCCGAACCCCATGTCAGTCTTCAAGGCCGCGGGCCAAACCTCCGTCTCGGGCCACATCTATCCCGGCAAGCCGGCGGCTGACGGCGCGGGCAACACCATCCATCTGGCGGTCGCAGCACCGCTCGAGGAGGCGATGGAGCGGGTCACCGCCAACGGCGGCAAGGTTCTGTCGCGCGTCATCAGCATCCCCGCCGGCCGCTTCGCCTATTGCCTCGACCCCGACGGCAACAGCATCGGCCTCTTCACGACCTGA
- a CDS encoding YdcH family protein, translating into MSEQDQAEVRLEFARLKQEHADFDAAIAAMIATGCDPIQIQRMKKKKLALKDRLTLLEDRSIPDIIA; encoded by the coding sequence ATGTCGGAACAGGACCAGGCCGAAGTTCGTCTCGAATTTGCGCGCTTGAAGCAGGAACACGCGGATTTCGATGCCGCGATCGCCGCGATGATTGCCACAGGCTGCGATCCCATCCAGATCCAGCGCATGAAGAAGAAGAAGCTGGCCCTGAAGGACCGGCTCACGTTGCTCGAAGATCGCTCCATTCCCGATATCATCGCCTGA